The Deltaproteobacteria bacterium genome contains the following window.
GCTGCTTCCGCCGCCGTCGTGTCCTCCGTGCAGGTGATGAGCCGCTTGGACATGACGTCGCCGATGCGCACCGACTCGATGTCGGCCTGGCCGAGCGCGCGCAGCACGTCGCGGTTCGACAGGATACCGACCAGCTTGCCGCGGTCGTCGACCAC
Protein-coding sequences here:
- a CDS encoding CBS domain-containing protein, encoding MVDDRGKLVGILSNRDVLRALGQADIESVRIGDVMSKRLITCTEDTTAAEAAELMLEHKIGALPVLGDDGHLVGLVTESDFVRIAHDLLSDEPA